One window of Desulfarculus baarsii DSM 2075 genomic DNA carries:
- a CDS encoding integration host factor subunit alpha, with amino-acid sequence MALTKDHIISEVFERTQLPKSRSREVVETTLEIIKNSLADSDDLLISGFGKFLVKDKRARRGRNPQTKADMKLRARKVVVFKTSGVLRKHLNGEEDLSEQQ; translated from the coding sequence GTGGCCCTGACCAAGGATCATATCATCAGCGAGGTCTTCGAGCGCACTCAGCTCCCCAAGAGCCGTTCTCGCGAAGTTGTTGAAACCACGCTGGAAATCATCAAGAACAGCTTGGCTGACAGCGATGATTTACTGATCAGCGGTTTTGGCAAATTTCTGGTCAAGGACAAGCGCGCCCGTCGTGGCCGCAATCCGCAGACCAAGGCCGACATGAAACTTCGGGCCCGCAAGGTGGTGGTGTTCAAGACCTCCGGCGTCCTGCGCAAGCACCTCAACGGCGAAGAGGATTTGTCGGAACAACAATAA
- a CDS encoding septal ring lytic transglycosylase RlpA family protein, whose product MACLVGMALLTLVGCAKTPSVPPPTKPSDRVTTKPYTVFGKTYYPLPNADGFKETGVASWYGGQFHGKRTSNGEIYDMESMTAAHKLLPFGTYVQVTNTSNGKSTVVRINDRGPFVSDRVIDLSKAAAREIDMIGPGTASVEVLALGYREDQLPGGQIPSPSSAPWGPFTVQVGAFTQESNAWRLAASLRAKYGEVNVVNYDHGDKRFYRVRVGKEQDLNKAQSLEASLRSSGFEQAFLVVW is encoded by the coding sequence GTGGCATGCCTTGTCGGCATGGCCCTGTTGACCCTCGTAGGCTGCGCCAAGACCCCCAGCGTCCCGCCGCCGACCAAGCCATCCGACAGGGTCACCACCAAGCCATACACCGTTTTCGGCAAGACATACTACCCACTGCCCAACGCCGACGGTTTCAAGGAAACTGGCGTGGCCTCGTGGTATGGCGGACAGTTTCACGGCAAGCGCACGTCCAATGGCGAAATCTACGACATGGAGTCCATGACCGCCGCCCACAAACTGCTGCCGTTTGGCACCTACGTCCAGGTGACCAACACATCCAACGGCAAATCCACGGTGGTGCGCATCAACGACCGCGGGCCATTCGTCTCCGATCGGGTGATCGACCTCTCCAAGGCCGCCGCCCGCGAGATCGACATGATCGGCCCGGGCACGGCCAGCGTCGAAGTCCTGGCTTTGGGCTATCGTGAAGACCAGTTGCCCGGCGGCCAGATCCCCTCGCCCTCCTCCGCCCCTTGGGGTCCCTTTACCGTGCAGGTCGGCGCGTTCACACAGGAAAGCAACGCCTGGCGTCTGGCCGCCAGCCTGCGCGCCAAATACGGCGAGGTCAACGTGGTCAACTACGACCACGGCGATAAGCGCTTCTACCGCGTGCGGGTGGGCAAGGAGCAGGATCTGAACAAGGCCCAAAGCTTGGAGGCGAGCCTGCGCTCGTCGGGCTTTGAGCAAGCTTTTCTGGTGGTTTGGTAG
- a CDS encoding mechanosensitive ion channel family protein, which translates to MQFGLADLANMWSWLENHQLILAAVAIVGALVAAKLVDIAFSKAFTIASKRTQTDLDDKVLDTLHRPIQVVVLLIAGDLLADALLRDHALATNLISKSIYTLIVVLYTWTLLQISRTVFRHFTYSSRVKSGWRQLLPLFNNIATLLIILHGVYVLLSFWGINVTPLMASAGIATAVVALASKDTLANFFGGISIFVDRPYQIGDYIVLETGERGEVVAIGMRSTRILTRDDVLISVPNWPADRGRVMHEINKNIHAGFKRAGIDIPYPQRVVHLRPAPGASLDDDAGD; encoded by the coding sequence ATGCAGTTTGGATTGGCCGATCTGGCCAACATGTGGTCCTGGTTGGAAAACCACCAATTGATTTTGGCGGCCGTGGCGATCGTTGGCGCGTTGGTCGCGGCCAAACTGGTGGACATCGCCTTCAGCAAGGCCTTCACCATCGCATCCAAGCGCACCCAGACCGACCTGGACGACAAGGTCCTCGACACCTTGCATCGCCCGATCCAAGTGGTGGTGCTGCTGATAGCGGGCGATCTGTTGGCCGACGCCCTGCTCAGGGACCACGCCCTGGCCACCAATCTGATTTCCAAGAGCATTTACACGCTGATAGTGGTGTTGTACACCTGGACGCTTTTGCAGATCAGCCGCACGGTTTTCAGGCATTTCACCTATTCGTCGCGGGTGAAGTCCGGCTGGCGGCAGCTTTTGCCGCTGTTCAACAACATCGCCACGCTGCTGATCATTTTGCACGGCGTTTACGTGTTGTTGTCGTTTTGGGGCATCAACGTCACGCCATTGATGGCCTCGGCCGGCATCGCCACGGCCGTGGTGGCCTTGGCCTCAAAGGACACGCTGGCCAACTTTTTCGGCGGCATCAGCATCTTTGTCGATCGGCCATACCAGATCGGCGATTATATAGTATTGGAGACGGGCGAGCGTGGGGAGGTCGTGGCCATAGGCATGCGTAGCACGCGCATCCTCACCCGCGACGACGTGCTGATCTCGGTGCCCAACTGGCCGGCCGATCGCGGCCGCGTCATGCACGAAATCAACAAGAACATCCACGCCGGGTTCAAGCGGGCTGGCATCGACATTCCTTATCCACAGCGCGTGGTTCATCTGCGGCCGGCGCCCGGGGCGTCGCTCGACGATGATGCCGGCGATTAG
- the pyrR gene encoding bifunctional pyr operon transcriptional regulator/uracil phosphoribosyltransferase PyrR codes for MITPASRQAPKICYNAGHIAKGIDAIARSVVAKRPDPDGLAIIGIHTGGDILLRRIIQAISRRIGRLPVVDVGLLDISFYRDDWSRLSQAPTVRATIIPFDIDERHILLVDDVIFTGRTIRAGLEAIFSLGRPASVDLAVLVDRGHRELPIQPNYVGLTLPTQLQQSVNVFLHEDPQADYALLEDAKYSV; via the coding sequence ATGATCACGCCCGCTTCCCGCCAAGCGCCGAAAATCTGCTACAACGCCGGGCATATCGCCAAGGGCATCGACGCCATTGCCCGTTCGGTGGTGGCCAAACGCCCCGACCCGGACGGCTTGGCCATTATTGGCATCCACACCGGCGGCGACATTTTACTGCGGCGCATCATCCAGGCCATCAGCCGGCGCATCGGCCGCCTGCCCGTGGTGGACGTGGGGCTTTTGGACATCAGCTTCTATCGCGACGACTGGAGCCGCCTGAGCCAAGCGCCCACCGTGCGGGCCACGATCATCCCCTTTGATATCGATGAGCGCCACATCCTGCTGGTCGATGACGTGATCTTCACTGGCCGCACCATCCGCGCCGGCCTGGAGGCCATTTTTTCGCTGGGCCGGCCGGCCTCGGTGGATTTGGCCGTGTTGGTCGACCGTGGCCACCGCGAACTGCCCATCCAGCCCAATTATGTGGGGCTGACCCTGCCCACCCAACTCCAGCAGTCGGTCAACGTGTTTTTGCATGAAGACCCGCAGGCCGACTATGCCTTGCTCGAAGACGCCAAATACAGCGTCTGA
- a CDS encoding shikimate kinase, with protein sequence MTEPAHGPRANICLIGMAGVGKSYLGRRLAARLGWTFLDVDELMEKRAGMGLQQIVAQKGEEGFKALEERTILGLTDLRRHVVATGGSAVYSAKAMGHLRAIGHVVYLHDQPANIAARVDNLPTRAVIGLGDGSLERLFTARRPLYEAAAHLRLDLDGPGGAEATLAALEALAQNI encoded by the coding sequence ATGACTGAGCCAGCTCACGGGCCACGGGCCAATATCTGCTTGATCGGCATGGCCGGGGTGGGCAAAAGCTATCTGGGCCGTCGACTGGCGGCGCGGCTGGGCTGGACGTTTCTGGACGTGGACGAATTGATGGAAAAACGCGCCGGCATGGGCCTGCAACAAATCGTCGCGCAAAAGGGCGAAGAGGGGTTCAAGGCGCTGGAAGAAAGGACGATTCTTGGCCTGACCGACTTGCGCCGGCATGTCGTCGCCACCGGCGGCAGCGCGGTCTATTCGGCCAAGGCCATGGGCCATCTGCGGGCCATCGGCCACGTGGTTTATCTGCACGACCAACCGGCCAACATCGCCGCCCGCGTCGACAATCTGCCCACGCGGGCGGTGATCGGCCTGGGCGATGGTTCTTTGGAACGGCTTTTCACGGCCCGACGGCCGCTCTACGAAGCAGCCGCCCACCTGCGCCTGGATCTTGACGGTCCCGGCGGCGCGGAGGCGACCCTGGCCGCCCTGGAAGCACTTGCCCAAAATATATAA